The genomic stretch GATGCTCTTGCCCGCGCCGGTTTCTCCAGTAATGGTGTTGAGGGCTGCATCGGGCCGCAGGCCCAGTTCCTCAATAAGCGCGTAATTGGTAATTCGGAGCTCCTTCAGCATAGGAGCGAAGATAGAAAACTTAGTTGTTGGTGCCGAGCTTATCCCACAGTTGAGATTGCCCCGGGGCCAGGTCCGAAAGCAATTGGACTACACGTGCCTTATCTTCGACTAAATCAGTACTGTAGATGTTCTGAATCTCTTGCGCTTTGGCATCGAAGAACACCGACATCAAGAAACTATTGGGGCGATTTCTATGCACCTTGTGCATTTCTTCGAGCGATAGGGTAATGTTTCGTCGCGCCTCTGCGTCATCTTCCAACATTTGATCAAGCCCCTGGCGGTGATACAGGTACAACGCCTTGCGATAAGGTTCAAAATTCTGGTCGAAGAAAAGTTCAGTAAGCCAGTAGCGGTTACGATTGCTCTCGAAAGGCTGCCAGCCGCTGGCTTCGCGGTCACCCTGGGCATTTCCCACGATCTTTTGAGCCTTGAGCAGGTACGGCTCCCCTCCTTTTTCCGAGAAGGTCTCCATGTCCAGAGCAATGATCATGTAGGCGTAGTACGCCAGAACACTGGTGAGGTTCGAAAGGTGTGTGTTTTCGTTGAAGTCTAGGGGAGCGAATTCCAAATACCGAAACCACAGGTTGTTATCTTGCCAGTTGAGTACCGTTGTGTTGTAGCTCGATCCGTAAACAGGCCGCGCGCTCTGAACGCTGATGGTGCCCGAAAATTCATCGGCTGCTATTTGATCGGTGATGTTGATCTGAATAGAGCATTCAATGCGCTCCTCCATTTGATACACCTGATCGGTCCATCGCGTGTTGTTCATGAACTCGTAAATAGCCTGTTGAAGCGTTTGAAAAACCTGCTTGTTCGTGTTCTGAACTTGTGGGCTCATCACCTGTACACGACAATTCAACTCCTGTGCAGCGGCCCGAACCGCAAACATGACGGTCAATAAACTCAGTATCGCAATCTGCTTCTTCAATGGATCCATTCATTTACGAGGAAATCGAGAATTTCTTCTGCAACTTCCGACTTAGTCTTTAACCCGATTTTCAGTTCCTTATTGTTTCGGTCGATGATCGTTACCTGATTGGTATCGTGCCCAAAGCCCGCCCCGGCATCGCGCAGCGAATTCAAGACGATCACGTCCGCATTTTTGCGCTCGAGCTTCCCCTTGGCATGCTCGTCTTCGTTATCTGTCTCCAGCGCAAACCCAACCACGACTTGCCCTTTCTTTTGCTGTCCCCAGTCCGCAAGTATGTCGGGATTCTCGGTAAGTTCAATGGTAGGCGTCCCCGACTCCTTCTTTATTTTTTTGTCGCTAGTATCTTTCGGTCGAAAGTCCGAAACCGCGGCACTCGCGATGGCCAGGTCCATGTTTTCGAAATGCGCCTCAGCGGCGCGATGCATATCTTCAGCGGTCTCCACGCGTATTACCTCGAGCATGGGGTGCTCTTCGGGCTTTATGGCTGTAGGACCCAAGATCAAAGTTACCTGAACGCCCCTATCCAGGCAGCTCGTCGCTAAAGCGATTCCCATTTTACCCGTGCTGCGGTTTCCTATGTACCGTACGGAATCTATGGGTTCATGCGTAGGACCTGCCGTGATCACCACCCTCTTTCCGCTCAATGGAAGCCCCTTAGCTAAGTCGTTTTCGATAAAGGCACGTATGTTTTCGGGTTCGGCCATTCGTCCTTGCCCTTCTAATCCGCTCGCTAACTCGCCCGATTCGGCCGGAATGACATTATTGCCGTACGATTCGAGCTTGGACAGACTGTCGGCAGTTGAACCGTGACGATACATGTCGAGGTCCATTGCGGGAGCAATATACACCGGACATTTCGCCGATAGATAGGTCGCGATGAGTAAGTTGTCGGCTTCTCCGTGGGCCATTTTGCTCAGTGAATTTGCCGTCGCCGGGGCGATCACGAATAAATCGGCCCACAACCCTAAATCGACATGATTGTTCCATACATCACCTTCATCTTCCTTCGTAAAAGAGGTGAGTGCTGGATTCTTACTTAATGTGGAAAGAGTAAGCGGCGTCACAAAATCTTTGGCAGACGGAGACATGACTACGCGCACTTCCGCACCGGCCTTGATGAACTCACGAACAATGTGAGCCGATTTGTATGCGGCGATACTTCCGGTAACTCCGAGCAATACCTTTTTGCCGCGTAACATGTCTTATGCTTTGTCCTCTTCCTCTTCAGGCATGCGGTGGTGAACCTTGTCCTTGAGCCATTCTTGGATAGCGATCAACGATGGTTTAGGAAGACGCTCGTAGAAACGGCTTACTTCGATCTGCTCTTTGTTTTCGAAAACTTCATCCAAGTTATCGGTGTGCGTTGCGAATTCGCTCAATTTAGCCGAAAGCTCTTCTTTGATCTCTGCATTGATCTGGTTGGCGCGTTTGGCCAAGATCGCAATGGATTCGTAAATGTTCTCGGTTCCCTTGGTCAATTCCACCGGATTGCGAGTTTCCGTTGATCTGGAGGCTTCTGTTTTCTTGTAATTCATTACAGCTGCTCTTGATTTCTAAGTTCTATTAAATCGCTCTCGATGCGTTCTTTAAGCTTGTCGGCATCCTTTCGCCAGTCACTTTCCGGATACCACCTAATAAAGGTGTCGCATGCCCTAGTGGCATTCTCGTATCGCTCTTCTTTCTTGTAATCTACTGAGTTGACGGCAAGTAGGTAGTTCGCACGAAGTTGCAAATATAAGGCCTCTTCGCGAAACTCTGTATCCGGATAGTCATTCAATGTGTTTTCCAAAGCAAAGATCGCCGACTTATAATCGCCGATCTTCAAGTATAGCTTTCCGATTTCGAAACTCTTGCGCTCGAGCTTGTCTCGCAGTTTATCGATATACACCGTAGCGGTGTCTACTCTGTTGCTACCCGGGTGCTGATTAATGAAGAGCTGCATCTCGTTGATCGCCTTGTTCGTACTGCTTTGATCGAGACTGTATCGGGGCGAATCAAGATAATAGCAGTAGGCGGCCAAGTAGGCGCACTCTTCAGCTTTTTCACTTTGTGGAAAGGTATTCTTGAAATTCTTGAAGTGATAGGCCGCTAAAATATAGTCCTCCATGCCGTAGTGGGTCATGGCGTAGTAGTAATAGACCTCCTGGCTCTTGGTGGTGCCCCGATACAAGTTCAGTAGTTCTTCAAATAGCGGATAAGCGCGAACGTAATCTTGACGATCGTAATACTTTTTAGTTACCTCCAATTTATAGTTCAGATCCGGGCTTTTCAGAGCCTTGTTGTATTCCGAACAGCTTGGAAGTATAAAGGAGAATAGCAGGACAAAAGAGAATATTCGAAAAGGGCCTTTAAACATGCGGCGAAGGTACAAATTTGAGATGTGTTAAATAACGGTCAAAAGAATGCTCCGATGCGAATGACCCAGGGTGATTCGTAAAACCCTTGACCGATCTCGTACGACAGATTATATAGGGCTGTTATCATCACCGGACCTTGTCGCAATCCCCCGCCAACAAAGAAATTGTCGAACCACCGGCACTCGAGCTCTTGATCGATCGGGTTCCAAAGTTCACCATTCAAGGCCTCGTACTCGGCCCAGGCGAAGATCTGCGGTGTAATTTGGTACTGACCGAATGTTCGACCGCCGTAGTAAGTGCTGGAATACGTTGAGGCGTAACGCTTGTCCTGAAAATAGAGGTACGTTCCCCCAACTCCCACCATGAACTTTTCCGTAGCCTGATAACCTACCAAAGGCGATACCTCTACTAGCGTAACCGTACCGAATTGGAGGCCCAAATTACCTCCGAAACGGAGTTTATCGGCGAACCTGCTCGATTTGTTTTGGGCGATGCCCTGATACGCAAGAGCCATAAAAACGACCAAGAAGACTTTTTTCATATCCTTTTATCAACTCAATAAAAGTAGAAAAAGTGTTCAAAATCACGCATCTTCTTCTTCGAAGTACCCTTCATGCCCGATCAGGTACATTTTTTCTAGAATCTCAGAAGGGTCGGGGGCACTTACCCACCCTTCATCATCCCCTTCAGATGGCTTGAACTTATTCAGATCGAATTCGTCCTCGAACTTGAAAACACGCCACTTGCCATTGTGATACTCCAAACTGGATAGGTTCTCGATCCAGTCGCCGGAATTTAAATAGACGACCTTGCCCCTCTTGGTTTTGACCGTTCGCATCTGAGGTTGGTGAATATGTCCGCAAACCACGTAGTCATATTGTTGATCAACGGCCAAGTCAGCCGCTGTATTCTCAAAATCCGACACGTACTTGACCGCCTGCTTGACCGAGTTCTTGATCTTTTTTGATAAGGACATACGCTCTCGACCTAACAGCTCGAGTACGTGATTCATCATTCGGTTGATCAAAATGAGCATGTAGTATCCCCAACCTCCCATTTTGGTCAACCATTTAGCTTGTTGAATACTAGCGTCGAATACGTCACCGTGAAAGATCCAAGCCTTCTGATGACCAACAGGCAGCACCATTTTATCGCGCAAATGGAAGTTTCCAAGATCAAAATCCGAGAACTTGCGAAGCATTTCATCGTGATTACCGGTCAAGTAGTAAACGGGTACTCCTTTGGCCGCCATACCGATGATCTGTTTAACCACGGCCATGTGACTCTTGGGCCAATAACGCTTTCTGAACTGCCAAATATCAATGATATTCCCATTCAGGATCAGCTTTCCGGGTCTTATGCTCTTTAAATAGTGTGTGAGTTCCTTGGCGTGACAACCATATGTGCCTAAATGCACATCTGATATAACCACAACATCCACCTTAAGACGTTTCATAAGGCAGTTATTTGCTTGTCCGACGTATTCTTGGTTTTAACAAAAGAACGGTCGGCGAGTCACTAGGTGGTTAAGTACGTTTTTCGATTTCGTTTTATTTTAATCCGGCAGCCACCATCGCGGACTCGATGCTTTTCTTCAGGCCGGTACTGGCAGGAGCTAACGGCATACGGACGTGCGGCTCCATGATCCCTTGTAGGTGCAGTGCCATCTTGACTCCGGCCGGATTCCCCTCCTTGAAAAGTAGGTCCGTCAAAGGCCATAATTTGTAGTGGTCGACATTGGTTTTCTTGACCTTGCGCGAAAGCGCAGCTCGAACCATGTTGGTAAACGGCTCGGGAAAAGCTTGCCCGACTACGGAAATTACGCCGTGTCCGCCCGCGAAGACAATCAATGAAGTCAATGCGTCATCACCACTTATTACTTCAAAATCCTTTGGCTTGGATTCGAGGATGGTCATGATCTGCGTCAAATTTCCGCTAGCTTCCTTGACTGCGGCGATATTGTGATGTTCAGCCAGAGTTAGAGTCGTTTGTGCCGTCATATTGCTACCGGTTCTTCCGGGTACATTATACATGATTATCGGACGAGGAGCTCGATAGGCCAGATATGAGTAATGGTCAATGATGCCATGTTGGGCGGGCTTGTTGTAATAAGGACTTACCGATAAGATCGCAGCGATTCCCTCAAAGTCCTGATCGCGCATTTGACGCTCCACCTCCAGGGTGTCGTTTCCTCCTACTCCCAGTACGATAGGTAGGCGGCCTTCGTTGCTCTCTTTAACGGTTTCGAGCACCGCTATTTTTTCATCTTTGTTCAGCGTAGCGCTTTCGCCGGTGGTGCCCAGAACAACCAGGTACTCCACACCTCCATCGATGCAATGCTGAACCAGGCGATCAAGAGCGCCAAAATCGATTCGTTTATCTTCTTTAAAAGGCGTCACAAGAGCGACACCTGTTCCTTTTAGCTTTTTCATGTCGTTTTTTCTTTGGCTGGGTCCAGCATATCTAAGTATTGTTCCGTGATTTTCAAAAAAGAATCGATGTCCGTTTTCCGATCGACTTCAAAACAAAGGTCAAAAGGCACTTCCTCACCACAACGGCCGATCTTCAGTCGCGACTTGGATTGTTGCAAGGCATAGCGAATAGGCAACCTTCCTATTCGGTCCAAGTCAATGAGCACATCGAACTCCTCTTCGATGAAATTCTGCACAGGACCTGAAACGGGTTGATAATACCAGTTCAGTTCTTTCTGTGAAAAAAACTCGTACCGCAGTCCGGATGCGGGAAGCGACTCCCCTTTCTCCAGTTCCATGAACCCGAGAGAACGCACTTTGAATCCGTCCTTTGCCTTAGACTCGACCCAGTGATGCAATGAGGCCTCTTCTTCAGGTATATAAAAATACAGCAGTCCGATCGAAGGCTTCTCACTCCATCGAATTTGGTGAGCCCGTTTTCGATCTACCTCGGCCGTCATTCGCTTAAGCTTCCAAAACCCCCATCGTTCCCTAAATCGCTGAATGAACTTCATGCCTCGTTGATCATGGATAAAAAATCGTCTTCAGTGATAATGGGAACGCCGAGCTGCTCGGCCTTGGTGCGTTTGCTTGGCCCCATATTCTCACCGGCAACCAGGTAGTCGGTGCTCCCTGAAATACTTCCCACGTTTTTACCGCCGTAGTGTTCAATCGCATCCTTGAGCTCTTTACGCGAGATCTTTTCGAACACCCCACTGATCACGAATTTCTTTCCGTTGAGCAGATCGGGCCCTTGTTCTATTTGCTCCTCGCGGAGCGATAATTGGAGTCCGGCCGTCCGCAGACGTTCTAAGATACGTTGATTCTTTTCGTTCGCGAAGAAGTCGACCACGGATTGGCCTATTCGTTCTCCTATTTCATCCACTGCAATTAGCTGTTCCAGACCCGCCGCCTCAAGCGTAGTGAGGTCTTTGTAGTGCAAAGCCAGTTTCTTTGCTACTGTTTGGCCAACGAACCGAATACCCAAAGCATAGAGCACACGCTCAAATGGAACTTGCTTCGATGCTTCAATACCGGCAATCAGGTTCTCGGCTGACTTCTGTCCCATGCGTTCCAAAGGCAGTATGTCTTCTAATCTCAAATCGTATAGATCGGCGTAGTTCTCAATGAGTCCGGCCGAATACATCAGATCAACGGTCTCACTGCCCAAGCCGTCGATATCCATCGCCTTGCGCGAAATAAAGTGTTCGACCCTTCCTTTTACCTGCGGAGGGCAACCGCAGGTATTTGGACAGTAGTGCTGGGCCTCACCTTCTTGACGAACCAACTCTGTATCGCATTCCGGGCAATGAGTGATGTACTTAGTAGGTGAGCTCTTAGGGTCGCGTCCTTGGAAATCTACTCCTGTGATCTTGGGAATGATCTCCCCGCCTTTTTCCACGTAAACGGTATCACCTTCTCTGACATCGAGCTTTTCGATGATATCGGCATTGTGTAAACTAGCTCTTTTTACCGTCGTTCCGGCCAGTTGCACCGGGGCCAAATTAGCGACAGGGGTAATGGCTCCGGTTCTACCGACTTGATAGGTGATCTTCTCTAGGGTGGTACTGGCCGATTCGGCCGGAAACTTATAGGCGATGGCCCAACGGGGCGATTTAGCCGTATTGCCGAGTTCTTCTTGCTGGGCAATGCTGTTCACCTTGATGACGACCCCGTCGATCTCAAAGGGAAGATCGTGCCTTTTTTCGGCCCATTCGTCAATGAACTCCTGAACCCCATCGAGGTCTTTTACGAGTCGAATGTATCCGGGAACCTGGAAACCCCAGCGGCGAGCGGCCTCCAATAATTCGTAGTGCGTGGCATAAGGCAGATCGTTACCCGATACGAGGTACAGAAAACAATCGAGCGGCCGTGCAGCTACCACCGCACTATCTTGCATTTTAAGTGTTCCGGCCGCCGAATTACGTGGATTGGCAAAAGGCTCGTACCCGGCTTCTACCCGATCGCGATTCAATTTGGTGAACCCCTCAATGGGCATAAAAACCTCGCCGCGAATCTCGAATTCGGCCGGATGATCATCGCCTTGCAAAACGAGCGGAATCGTGCCAATGGTCTTCAGGTTCGGGGTGATGTCGTCGCCCTGCACACCATCGCCACGCGTGGCTCCGCGAACCAATCGACCATCCTTGTACAATAAGCTGATGGCTGCCCCATCGTACTTCAATTCGCACATGTATTCCACCGGTTCCTCAATGACCTTCTGAATGCGCTTGCCAAAATCTTCAATCTCTTCCTTGCTGTACGAATTACTCAAGCTCAGCATGGGAATGGCGTGCTCCACAGTGGGGAACTCCTTGGTCACCGCCCCTCCAACCCGTTGTGTAGGACTGTTGGGGTCTTCAAATTGGGTGAAATCGCTCTCCAGCTTCTGAAGCTCTTCCATCTTAGCGTCGAACTCGCGATCGCTGATCTCGGGAGCGTTCAGTACGTAGTATTTATGGTTGTGGTCGTGCAGTTCGGTGCGCAAATGCTCTATGCGCTCTTTGGCCTCAGCTTCGGTCATACTCATTTTCGAATGTGCATTAGACGCGGATTCCCGCTCAGATCGTGCTTCAAATGTACCCAAGAAAAACCGTGTGATCTGAATAATTCCTCGGTTTCTTTGGCGAGGTATTGGTTGATCTCCACGAACAGATGCCCATCGGGCCGTAGGCCCAAATCAGCTATCTGTGCGATGGCCTCGAAAAAGCGCAATGGATCGTCGTTAGGTACCCACAAAGCGAGCGATGGCTCGTGCTCGATCACGCGCTCGTGCATTTCACGCTGTTCCAGATAGCGCACATACGGCGGATTCGACAAAATAACGTCGTAGGGTTCATCGATATGCGGAGGTTCGAGCATATCGGCCTTTGCGAATTCAATGGGTGCCTGCGGCACGATGTCCATTGCGTTGCTTCGGGCCGTATGGAGAGCGGCCTCGCTGATATCCCATCCGCTAACTTGCCAATTCGAACATTCAGCCATCCAGGTGATCGCCAAACAACCCGATCCGGTGCCGAGGTCCAAGCAATGCCCTTCGGTCTGCAGGACTTCGCTAAAGGCCCAGTGGATGAGTTCTTCTGTCTCGGGCCGTGGGATCAACACGGAGGGGTTTACCCGAAAATCACGCCCAAAAAAGTGCGCTTTTCCTAAGATATACTGCAGGGGTTCGTGTTCGATCAATCGCTTCACGATCGATCTGAATTGAGCTTCGGTCTCGAGATCCAGGTCGCGATGCGGTTCTACAATAAAGGTCTTACGCGTTTCGCCCGTCAGGTCCTCGTAGATCAGAAAGAACAGCGAGTCCTTTTCGCGATCGTCGATACCGGTCAGTTCTTCGCGCAGATGTTTTTTGGCCTGGGTCCAGTTCATGCAGCGAATTTAATAGCTTTATCGCTGTGAAACACGAGGTGTACATGGATCGCGCCATAGCACTTGCGGAATGCGGGCTCGGCACTACTAGTCCGAATCCGCTCGTAGGTGCCGTATTGGTGCATAACGACCGTATCATCGGTGAAGGGTGGCATGTTTGTGCCGGTGAAGACCACGCCGAAG from Flavobacteriales bacterium encodes the following:
- a CDS encoding DUF4835 family protein, coding for MDPLKKQIAILSLLTVMFAVRAAAQELNCRVQVMSPQVQNTNKQVFQTLQQAIYEFMNNTRWTDQVYQMEERIECSIQINITDQIAADEFSGTISVQSARPVYGSSYNTTVLNWQDNNLWFRYLEFAPLDFNENTHLSNLTSVLAYYAYMIIALDMETFSEKGGEPYLLKAQKIVGNAQGDREASGWQPFESNRNRYWLTELFFDQNFEPYRKALYLYHRQGLDQMLEDDAEARRNITLSLEEMHKVHRNRPNSFLMSVFFDAKAQEIQNIYSTDLVEDKARVVQLLSDLAPGQSQLWDKLGTNN
- the coaBC gene encoding bifunctional phosphopantothenoylcysteine decarboxylase/phosphopantothenate--cysteine ligase CoaBC: MLRGKKVLLGVTGSIAAYKSAHIVREFIKAGAEVRVVMSPSAKDFVTPLTLSTLSKNPALTSFTKEDEGDVWNNHVDLGLWADLFVIAPATANSLSKMAHGEADNLLIATYLSAKCPVYIAPAMDLDMYRHGSTADSLSKLESYGNNVIPAESGELASGLEGQGRMAEPENIRAFIENDLAKGLPLSGKRVVITAGPTHEPIDSVRYIGNRSTGKMGIALATSCLDRGVQVTLILGPTAIKPEEHPMLEVIRVETAEDMHRAAEAHFENMDLAIASAAVSDFRPKDTSDKKIKKESGTPTIELTENPDILADWGQQKKGQVVVGFALETDNEDEHAKGKLERKNADVIVLNSLRDAGAGFGHDTNQVTIIDRNNKELKIGLKTKSEVAEEILDFLVNEWIH
- a CDS encoding DNA-directed RNA polymerase subunit omega, which encodes MNYKKTEASRSTETRNPVELTKGTENIYESIAILAKRANQINAEIKEELSAKLSEFATHTDNLDEVFENKEQIEVSRFYERLPKPSLIAIQEWLKDKVHHRMPEEEEDKA
- the bamD gene encoding outer membrane protein assembly factor BamD, yielding MFKGPFRIFSFVLLFSFILPSCSEYNKALKSPDLNYKLEVTKKYYDRQDYVRAYPLFEELLNLYRGTTKSQEVYYYYAMTHYGMEDYILAAYHFKNFKNTFPQSEKAEECAYLAAYCYYLDSPRYSLDQSSTNKAINEMQLFINQHPGSNRVDTATVYIDKLRDKLERKSFEIGKLYLKIGDYKSAIFALENTLNDYPDTEFREEALYLQLRANYLLAVNSVDYKKEERYENATRACDTFIRWYPESDWRKDADKLKERIESDLIELRNQEQL
- a CDS encoding UDP-2,3-diacylglucosamine diphosphatase; the protein is MKRLKVDVVVISDVHLGTYGCHAKELTHYLKSIRPGKLILNGNIIDIWQFRKRYWPKSHMAVVKQIIGMAAKGVPVYYLTGNHDEMLRKFSDFDLGNFHLRDKMVLPVGHQKAWIFHGDVFDASIQQAKWLTKMGGWGYYMLILINRMMNHVLELLGRERMSLSKKIKNSVKQAVKYVSDFENTAADLAVDQQYDYVVCGHIHQPQMRTVKTKRGKVVYLNSGDWIENLSSLEYHNGKWRVFKFEDEFDLNKFKPSEGDDEGWVSAPDPSEILEKMYLIGHEGYFEEEDA
- a CDS encoding 4-hydroxy-tetrahydrodipicolinate synthase — encoded protein: MKKLKGTGVALVTPFKEDKRIDFGALDRLVQHCIDGGVEYLVVLGTTGESATLNKDEKIAVLETVKESNEGRLPIVLGVGGNDTLEVERQMRDQDFEGIAAILSVSPYYNKPAQHGIIDHYSYLAYRAPRPIIMYNVPGRTGSNMTAQTTLTLAEHHNIAAVKEASGNLTQIMTILESKPKDFEVISGDDALTSLIVFAGGHGVISVVGQAFPEPFTNMVRAALSRKVKKTNVDHYKLWPLTDLLFKEGNPAGVKMALHLQGIMEPHVRMPLAPASTGLKKSIESAMVAAGLK
- the ligA gene encoding NAD-dependent DNA ligase LigA, translating into MTEAEAKERIEHLRTELHDHNHKYYVLNAPEISDREFDAKMEELQKLESDFTQFEDPNSPTQRVGGAVTKEFPTVEHAIPMLSLSNSYSKEEIEDFGKRIQKVIEEPVEYMCELKYDGAAISLLYKDGRLVRGATRGDGVQGDDITPNLKTIGTIPLVLQGDDHPAEFEIRGEVFMPIEGFTKLNRDRVEAGYEPFANPRNSAAGTLKMQDSAVVAARPLDCFLYLVSGNDLPYATHYELLEAARRWGFQVPGYIRLVKDLDGVQEFIDEWAEKRHDLPFEIDGVVIKVNSIAQQEELGNTAKSPRWAIAYKFPAESASTTLEKITYQVGRTGAITPVANLAPVQLAGTTVKRASLHNADIIEKLDVREGDTVYVEKGGEIIPKITGVDFQGRDPKSSPTKYITHCPECDTELVRQEGEAQHYCPNTCGCPPQVKGRVEHFISRKAMDIDGLGSETVDLMYSAGLIENYADLYDLRLEDILPLERMGQKSAENLIAGIEASKQVPFERVLYALGIRFVGQTVAKKLALHYKDLTTLEAAGLEQLIAVDEIGERIGQSVVDFFANEKNQRILERLRTAGLQLSLREEQIEQGPDLLNGKKFVISGVFEKISRKELKDAIEHYGGKNVGSISGSTDYLVAGENMGPSKRTKAEQLGVPIITEDDFLSMINEA
- the prmC gene encoding peptide chain release factor N(5)-glutamine methyltransferase; amino-acid sequence: MNWTQAKKHLREELTGIDDREKDSLFFLIYEDLTGETRKTFIVEPHRDLDLETEAQFRSIVKRLIEHEPLQYILGKAHFFGRDFRVNPSVLIPRPETEELIHWAFSEVLQTEGHCLDLGTGSGCLAITWMAECSNWQVSGWDISEAALHTARSNAMDIVPQAPIEFAKADMLEPPHIDEPYDVILSNPPYVRYLEQREMHERVIEHEPSLALWVPNDDPLRFFEAIAQIADLGLRPDGHLFVEINQYLAKETEELFRSHGFSWVHLKHDLSGNPRLMHIRK